From a region of the Erythrobacter neustonensis genome:
- the dnaK gene encoding molecular chaperone DnaK yields the protein MGKVIGIDLGTTNSCVAVMDGGKPKVIENSEGARTTPSIVAFTKDGQRLIGQPAKRQAVTNPDNTLFAIKRLIGRRFEDPLTKKDMELVPYKITKGKNGDAWVNAGGEDYSPSQVSAFILQKMKETAESYLGETVTQAVITVPAYFNDAQRQATKDAGQIAGLEVLRIINEPTAAALAYGMDKDDGKTIAVYDLGGGTFDVSILEIGDGVFEVKSTNGDTFLGGEDFDNAIVEFLADSLKKKEQMDLKTDKLALQRLKEAAEKAKIELSSAATTEINLPFITARMEGGSTTPLHLVETITRADLEKMVDGLIQRTLDPCKKALADAGISKDQVDEVILVGGMTRMPRVREVVEQFFGAKPHTGVNPDEVVAMGAAIQAGVLQGDVKDVLLLDVTPLSLGIETLGGVFTRMIDRNTTIPTKKTQTYSTAEDNQNAVTIKVYQGEREMAADNKLLGNFDLIGIPPAPRGVPQIEVTFDIDANGIVSVAAKDKGTGKEQTIKIQASGGLSDSDIDQMVKDAEKFAEEDKKRRAAAEARNQADSLVHATEKQVEEHGDKIDAATKTEVEEAIAAVKTALEGGDADDINAKAQALTQIAMKMGQQIYEAGQAAGPDGDAAAPADEAPAEEVVDAEFSEVDEDKKG from the coding sequence ATGGGTAAAGTAATCGGTATCGACCTCGGCACCACCAACTCCTGCGTCGCTGTCATGGACGGCGGCAAGCCCAAGGTCATCGAGAATTCGGAAGGCGCGCGCACCACGCCGTCGATCGTCGCCTTCACCAAGGATGGCCAGCGCCTGATCGGCCAGCCGGCCAAGCGTCAGGCGGTCACCAATCCCGACAACACGCTGTTCGCGATCAAGCGCCTGATCGGTCGCCGGTTCGAAGACCCGCTGACCAAGAAGGACATGGAACTTGTCCCCTACAAGATCACCAAGGGCAAGAACGGCGATGCCTGGGTCAACGCCGGCGGCGAAGACTACAGCCCCTCGCAGGTTTCCGCCTTCATCCTCCAGAAGATGAAGGAAACCGCCGAGAGTTATCTTGGCGAAACCGTGACGCAGGCCGTCATCACCGTGCCCGCCTATTTCAACGACGCGCAGCGTCAGGCGACCAAGGACGCCGGCCAGATCGCCGGTCTCGAAGTGCTGCGCATCATCAACGAGCCGACCGCGGCCGCGCTCGCCTACGGAATGGACAAGGACGATGGCAAGACCATCGCGGTCTATGACCTTGGCGGCGGCACCTTCGACGTCTCGATCCTCGAAATCGGCGACGGCGTGTTCGAAGTGAAGTCGACCAACGGCGACACCTTCCTCGGCGGTGAAGACTTCGACAATGCGATCGTCGAGTTCCTCGCCGATTCCCTCAAGAAGAAGGAACAGATGGATCTCAAGACCGACAAGCTTGCGCTGCAGCGGCTGAAGGAAGCGGCGGAAAAGGCGAAGATCGAACTGTCGAGCGCGGCCACGACCGAAATCAACCTGCCCTTCATCACCGCGCGCATGGAAGGTGGTAGCACCACCCCGCTGCACCTCGTCGAAACGATCACCCGTGCCGACCTTGAAAAGATGGTCGACGGCTTGATCCAGCGCACGCTCGATCCGTGCAAGAAGGCGCTGGCCGATGCCGGCATCTCCAAGGATCAGGTCGACGAAGTGATCCTCGTCGGCGGGATGACCCGCATGCCGCGCGTGCGCGAAGTCGTGGAGCAGTTCTTCGGTGCGAAGCCGCACACCGGCGTGAACCCCGATGAAGTCGTCGCCATGGGCGCGGCCATTCAGGCGGGCGTGCTGCAGGGCGACGTCAAGGACGTGCTGCTGCTCGACGTGACCCCGCTTTCGCTCGGCATCGAGACGCTGGGCGGCGTGTTCACCCGCATGATCGACCGCAACACCACCATCCCGACCAAGAAGACCCAGACCTACTCGACCGCCGAAGACAACCAGAACGCGGTGACGATCAAGGTCTATCAGGGCGAACGCGAGATGGCGGCGGACAACAAGCTGCTGGGCAATTTCGACCTGATCGGCATTCCGCCTGCGCCGCGCGGCGTGCCGCAGATCGAGGTGACCTTCGACATCGATGCCAACGGCATCGTGTCGGTGGCCGCCAAGGACAAGGGCACCGGCAAGGAGCAGACGATCAAGATCCAGGCATCGGGCGGCCTCAGCGACAGCGACATCGACCAGATGGTCAAGGATGCCGAAAAGTTCGCCGAGGAAGACAAGAAGCGCCGGGCTGCCGCAGAAGCGCGTAACCAGGCCGACAGCCTTGTCCACGCGACCGAAAAGCAGGTGGAGGAGCACGGCGACAAGATCGACGCGGCGACCAAGACCGAAGTCGAGGAAGCCATCGCGGCGGTCAAGACCGCGCTCGAAGGCGGCGATGCCGATGACATCAACGCCAAGGCACAGGCGCTGACCCAGATTGCGATGAAGATGGGCCAGCAGATCTACGAAGCCGGACAGGCCGCCGGCCCCGATGGCGATGCTGCTGCCCCGGCAGACGAAGCGCCGGCCGAAGAGGTGGTCGACGCCGAGTTCTCTGAAGTGGACGAAGACAAGAAGGGCTAA
- the radA gene encoding DNA repair protein RadA, with product MAKTKRRYVCQECGSVSHRWQGQCADCGQWNTLVEDVPATVFSQKHSLSSGGRNIAFEPLNAPTQLPVRKSTGLAEFDRALGGGLVPGSAVLLGGDPGIGKSTLLLQTAATIARGGNDVVYVSGEEAAGQVRLRASRMGVADAPIRLASETSVRDILTTLGQGEPPALLVIDSIQTMHSDTIEGAPGTVSQVRGCALELIRYAKETGCALVLVGHVTKDGTIAGPRVLEHMVDVVMSFEGERSHQYRILRALKNRFGAVDEIGVFAMASEGLEEVANPSLLFLSGRETPLAGSAVFPALEGTRPVLVEIQALIVRLQSGATPRRAVVGWDSGRLAMLLAVLESRCGLNFSSAEVYLNIAGGYRLTDPAADLAVAAALVSALADRALPDKTAWFGEVSLAGEIRPVAHAPLRLREAAKLGFARCYGPAGAATGERGGDYRGMAALANVVDQVMGSA from the coding sequence ATGGCAAAGACAAAACGCCGCTACGTGTGTCAGGAATGCGGGAGCGTGTCACACCGCTGGCAGGGGCAATGCGCCGATTGCGGGCAGTGGAACACGCTGGTCGAGGATGTGCCTGCGACCGTGTTCTCGCAGAAGCACAGCCTGTCGAGCGGTGGTCGCAATATCGCGTTCGAACCGCTCAATGCCCCCACGCAGCTTCCGGTCCGGAAATCGACCGGCCTTGCAGAATTCGACCGCGCGCTGGGCGGCGGACTGGTGCCGGGGAGCGCGGTGCTACTGGGCGGCGATCCGGGGATCGGCAAATCGACGCTGCTGCTGCAAACCGCCGCCACCATCGCGCGCGGCGGCAATGATGTGGTCTATGTCAGCGGCGAGGAAGCCGCGGGACAGGTGCGGCTGCGTGCGTCGCGGATGGGCGTTGCCGATGCGCCGATCCGGCTCGCGTCCGAAACCTCGGTGCGCGATATCCTGACGACGCTGGGGCAGGGCGAACCGCCCGCGCTGCTGGTGATCGATTCGATCCAGACGATGCATTCCGACACGATCGAAGGTGCGCCCGGCACCGTCTCACAGGTGCGCGGCTGCGCGCTGGAACTGATCCGCTATGCCAAGGAAACCGGCTGCGCGCTGGTGCTGGTCGGCCACGTAACCAAGGACGGCACGATCGCCGGGCCGCGCGTGCTCGAACACATGGTCGATGTGGTGATGAGTTTCGAGGGCGAACGCAGCCACCAGTACCGCATCCTGCGCGCGCTCAAGAACCGCTTTGGCGCGGTCGATGAAATTGGCGTCTTCGCGATGGCGAGCGAGGGGCTGGAAGAGGTAGCGAACCCCTCATTGCTGTTCCTGTCGGGCCGCGAAACGCCGCTGGCGGGGAGTGCGGTGTTCCCCGCGCTCGAAGGCACGCGGCCCGTGCTGGTCGAAATTCAGGCGCTGATCGTGCGGCTGCAATCGGGCGCGACGCCGCGCCGCGCGGTGGTGGGGTGGGACAGCGGCCGGCTGGCGATGCTGCTCGCGGTGCTCGAATCGCGCTGCGGGCTCAATTTCTCCTCCGCCGAGGTCTATCTCAACATCGCGGGCGGATATCGCCTGACCGATCCTGCCGCCGATCTGGCGGTGGCTGCCGCGCTCGTCTCCGCGCTTGCCGACCGCGCCTTGCCCGACAAGACCGCGTGGTTCGGCGAAGTCAGTCTTGCGGGCGAAATCCGGCCCGTGGCGCACGCGCCGCTGCGGCTGCGCGAGGCGGCGAAGCTGGGCTTTGCGCGGTGCTATGGCCCCGCGGGCGCAGCGACCGGCGAACGCGGCGGCGATTACCGCGGCATGGCGGCCCTGGCGAACGTCGTTGACCAGGTGATGGGCAGCGCATAA
- a CDS encoding MFS transporter: protein MAEAQALAAREPSEKEIRLVIGASSAGTIFEWYDFFIYGTLAYILKDAFYATDNETLGLLLVWSTFAVGFAFRPLGAVLFGFLGDRLGRKYTFLVTVTLMGIATAGVGLIPTIDTIGIAAPIIVILLRVIQGLALGGEYGGAAIYVAEHAPPEKRGFYTSFIQASVAGGFVLSIIVVIACRALIPADAFAAWGWRVPFLLSIALLAISLWMRLKLSESPVFQAMKAAGETSGNPFIESMTYPGNPKRLFVALFGITGILTTIWYTGFFSAMSFLRGPMHVADLTVELVLLFSGLIVMSFYVIVGKWSDKVGRKLPIIIGSVATLALLFPLFWLMGSFANPELAAAAERTPIVVSGPACETDPFAELFKREQTDCGKVLETLTASGVAYTLQPAPALSITAGGQPVAIDPAWLADGAARRNGLQAALGAYGFDFAKQSPPLGRVLGIVGVLLALGMLSALTYGSVAALLSEMFPPRIRYSSMSIPYHIGAGYLGGFLPLIAGVIVARTGDIYAGLWYTFAVVAFGLVVAWWGLPGGPPRDFVDD from the coding sequence ATGGCAGAGGCGCAGGCGCTCGCAGCACGCGAGCCGTCCGAGAAGGAAATCCGGCTGGTGATCGGCGCGTCGAGCGCGGGTACCATCTTCGAATGGTATGATTTCTTCATCTACGGCACGCTCGCCTACATCCTGAAGGACGCGTTCTACGCGACCGACAACGAGACGCTCGGCCTGCTCTTGGTGTGGTCGACCTTTGCCGTCGGTTTTGCCTTCCGGCCGCTGGGCGCTGTCCTGTTCGGATTTCTGGGCGACCGGCTGGGGCGCAAATACACCTTCCTCGTCACCGTCACGCTGATGGGGATCGCGACCGCAGGCGTCGGCCTGATCCCGACGATCGACACCATCGGAATTGCCGCGCCGATCATCGTCATCCTGCTGCGCGTGATTCAGGGGCTTGCACTGGGCGGCGAGTATGGCGGGGCGGCAATCTATGTCGCCGAACACGCGCCGCCCGAAAAGCGCGGGTTCTACACCAGCTTCATTCAGGCCAGCGTTGCGGGCGGGTTCGTGCTCTCGATCATCGTCGTGATCGCCTGCCGCGCGCTGATACCCGCCGATGCCTTTGCCGCGTGGGGCTGGCGCGTGCCGTTCCTGTTGTCGATCGCCTTGCTGGCGATTTCGCTGTGGATGCGCTTGAAGCTCTCCGAAAGCCCGGTGTTCCAGGCGATGAAGGCCGCCGGCGAGACCAGCGGCAATCCCTTCATCGAAAGCATGACCTATCCGGGCAACCCCAAGCGCTTGTTCGTCGCATTGTTCGGGATCACCGGCATCCTCACCACGATCTGGTACACCGGGTTTTTCTCGGCAATGAGTTTCCTGCGCGGGCCGATGCACGTTGCCGATCTGACGGTCGAACTGGTCCTCTTGTTCTCGGGCCTCATCGTGATGAGTTTCTATGTCATCGTCGGCAAGTGGTCGGACAAGGTCGGGCGCAAGCTGCCGATCATCATCGGTTCGGTCGCGACGCTGGCGCTCTTGTTCCCGCTGTTCTGGCTGATGGGCAGCTTTGCCAATCCCGAGCTTGCCGCCGCGGCGGAACGGACGCCGATCGTCGTCAGCGGCCCTGCTTGCGAGACCGATCCCTTTGCCGAACTGTTCAAGCGCGAGCAGACCGATTGCGGCAAGGTTCTGGAAACGCTCACCGCCTCGGGCGTCGCCTACACCCTGCAACCCGCGCCGGCGCTGAGCATCACGGCAGGCGGGCAGCCGGTCGCGATCGATCCGGCCTGGCTTGCCGATGGCGCGGCGCGGCGCAATGGCTTGCAGGCGGCGCTTGGCGCCTATGGCTTCGACTTTGCCAAGCAGAGCCCGCCGCTCGGCCGCGTGCTGGGCATCGTCGGCGTGCTGCTGGCTCTTGGCATGCTGTCGGCGCTGACCTATGGATCGGTCGCGGCGCTGCTGTCCGAGATGTTTCCGCCGCGCATCCGCTATTCCTCGATGTCGATCCCCTATCACATCGGCGCAGGCTATCTTGGCGGGTTCCTGCCGCTGATCGCAGGCGTCATCGTCGCGCGCACCGGCGATATCTATGCCGGGTTGTGGTATACCTTTGCGGTGGTCGCCTTCGGGCTGGTGGTCGCATGGTGGGGACTTCCGGGAGGCCCGCCGCGAGACTTTGTCGATGATTGA
- a CDS encoding copper chaperone PCu(A)C translates to MTSLRNVAAATLAAAMIPFLGACADKADAPAQEATPAVAAAAGLTVSNARVVLPPVAGNPAAVYFDLSWAGASGVTLDAVEVEGAGMTMIHDYAEADGKMKMVMADSVPLTPGTPVTFAPGGLHVMAMEPAGVLAPGGTAKVTLTLSDGTVTTVDAPVRAAGDER, encoded by the coding sequence ATGACTTCGCTCCGCAATGTCGCGGCCGCCACGCTGGCCGCGGCGATGATCCCCTTCCTTGGCGCATGTGCCGACAAGGCCGACGCGCCGGCGCAGGAGGCCACCCCCGCCGTCGCCGCCGCCGCGGGCCTCACGGTCAGCAACGCGCGCGTGGTGCTGCCGCCGGTCGCGGGCAATCCGGCCGCGGTCTATTTCGATCTGTCCTGGGCGGGCGCTTCGGGGGTGACGCTCGATGCGGTCGAGGTCGAGGGCGCGGGCATGACGATGATCCACGATTACGCCGAGGCGGATGGCAAGATGAAGATGGTGATGGCCGATTCTGTGCCGCTGACGCCGGGCACGCCGGTCACCTTCGCGCCGGGCGGTCTGCACGTGATGGCGATGGAACCTGCTGGCGTGCTTGCCCCCGGCGGAACGGCGAAGGTAACGCTGACGCTGTCCGATGGCACCGTCACCACGGTTGATGCACCCGTCCGCGCCGCGGGAGACGAGCGCTGA
- a CDS encoding patatin-like protein encodes MRQKELRLALVCYGGVSLAVYMHGITKEVWHLARASRAFHHPDAPHLDGVAAVYRDFLQTIETAHGLRIRVLPDILTGASAGGINAVFLAQAIHAGHSLEPLTDLWLANADVSELTDPDAEPLWRFAKLWAQPIAEWFLSRPGNAVSATVSRETRAEVRAKVSRLVRGRWFSPPFSGARFSGMLSEALRKMAEDGDNIPLLPHGHPVDLMVTATDFRGHAETLRLHSPPQVEETEHRLPITFRRRVGDGAPLADPLELVFAARATASFPGAFPPLTLAEIDRLVDAEQRDWATRDTFLQRIMPAHFARGTLDEVALIDGAVLVGAPFGAALAALYGRPEQREVDRRFVYLDPRPEGTAPAPDPARRPREIGFFGAIFGSLSTIPREQPIRDDLERIAQQSRDATRLRRIVLELQGDIDRAVERLFGYTFLLSRPTPARLAGWRAKAQQAAAEQAGFAFGAYALTKFEGILDQLARITLKAAGQSLADPAPLAAAFRRELERRGCASLTAADGGASPEAIAFFRAHDTGFRIRRLQLLTRKLARDWELEPGIPEDALDRARERIYAILALYFDAEERALQCPRLAALAGDAIARPGAVLDILAAERLLPATDLRAEEMLIDAIEDMPKPLKRRMLLTYLGFPFYDVATLPLSRREGLDEFNPVKIDRISPDDALSIREGGTAATLRGTEFYNFGAFFSRDYRENDYMWGRLHGAERMLDLLASTVPGAVAPEALRAAKRAAFLAVLDEEEAAGRCQGGLIAQIREEVREKLG; translated from the coding sequence ATGCGGCAGAAAGAATTGCGTCTTGCTCTGGTATGTTACGGCGGGGTCAGCCTTGCGGTTTACATGCACGGGATCACCAAGGAGGTGTGGCACCTTGCCCGCGCAAGCCGCGCGTTTCATCACCCCGATGCGCCGCATCTGGATGGGGTCGCGGCGGTCTATCGCGACTTTCTGCAAACGATCGAAACCGCGCACGGCCTGCGGATCAGAGTGCTGCCCGATATCCTCACCGGGGCAAGCGCGGGCGGGATCAATGCGGTGTTTCTCGCGCAGGCGATCCATGCAGGGCACAGCCTCGAACCCTTGACCGACTTGTGGCTTGCCAATGCCGATGTCAGCGAATTGACCGATCCCGATGCCGAGCCGCTGTGGCGTTTTGCCAAGCTTTGGGCGCAACCGATCGCCGAATGGTTCCTGAGCCGCCCGGGCAACGCGGTCAGCGCGACGGTCTCGCGCGAGACCCGGGCCGAGGTGCGCGCCAAGGTCTCGCGGCTTGTGCGCGGACGCTGGTTCAGCCCGCCGTTTTCGGGCGCGCGGTTTTCCGGCATGCTGTCCGAAGCCTTGCGCAAGATGGCCGAGGACGGCGACAATATCCCGCTGCTGCCGCATGGCCATCCGGTCGATCTGATGGTCACCGCGACCGATTTTCGCGGCCACGCCGAAACACTGCGATTGCATTCGCCGCCGCAGGTCGAGGAGACCGAGCATCGCCTGCCGATCACCTTCCGCCGCCGTGTCGGCGATGGCGCGCCGCTGGCCGATCCGCTCGAACTGGTGTTTGCCGCCCGCGCGACGGCGAGCTTTCCGGGCGCGTTTCCGCCGCTCACCCTCGCCGAGATCGATAGGCTCGTTGACGCGGAGCAGCGTGACTGGGCCACCCGTGACACGTTCCTGCAACGCATCATGCCAGCCCATTTCGCGCGCGGCACGCTGGACGAGGTCGCGCTGATCGACGGCGCGGTGCTGGTGGGGGCGCCGTTCGGGGCGGCGCTCGCCGCGCTCTATGGCCGGCCCGAGCAGCGCGAGGTCGACCGGCGGTTCGTCTATCTCGACCCGCGGCCCGAAGGCACCGCGCCCGCGCCTGACCCGGCCAGGCGCCCGCGCGAGATCGGGTTCTTCGGGGCGATCTTCGGTTCGCTGTCGACCATCCCGCGCGAACAGCCGATCCGCGACGATCTGGAACGCATCGCGCAGCAATCGCGCGATGCGACGCGATTGCGGCGGATCGTGCTCGAACTGCAGGGCGACATCGACCGCGCGGTCGAGCGCCTGTTCGGCTACACCTTCCTGCTGTCGCGCCCCACCCCTGCGCGGCTTGCGGGATGGCGGGCAAAGGCGCAGCAGGCCGCCGCCGAACAGGCAGGCTTTGCCTTCGGCGCCTATGCGCTGACCAAGTTCGAAGGCATCCTTGACCAGCTTGCACGCATCACGCTGAAAGCTGCCGGGCAATCGCTCGCCGACCCTGCGCCCTTGGCCGCCGCCTTCCGGCGCGAGCTTGAGCGCCGCGGCTGTGCCAGCCTCACCGCTGCGGACGGCGGCGCGAGCCCGGAAGCCATCGCATTCTTCCGCGCGCACGATACGGGGTTTCGCATCCGCCGGCTCCAGTTGCTTACCCGCAAGCTTGCGCGTGACTGGGAACTCGAACCTGGCATCCCCGAAGACGCATTGGACCGCGCGCGGGAACGCATCTATGCGATCCTCGCGCTCTATTTCGATGCGGAGGAGCGCGCGCTGCAATGCCCGCGGCTTGCCGCACTGGCGGGGGATGCGATCGCCCGGCCGGGCGCGGTGCTGGATATTCTGGCGGCCGAGCGGTTGCTGCCGGCGACCGATCTGCGCGCCGAGGAAATGCTGATCGACGCGATCGAGGACATGCCCAAACCGCTCAAGCGGCGGATGCTGCTGACCTATCTGGGTTTTCCGTTCTACGATGTCGCTACGCTGCCGCTGTCACGGCGCGAAGGGCTCGACGAATTCAACCCGGTCAAAATCGACCGCATTTCCCCCGATGATGCCCTGTCGATCCGCGAAGGCGGGACGGCTGCAACCCTGCGCGGGACCGAGTTCTATAATTTCGGGGCGTTCTTCAGCCGCGACTACCGCGAGAACGATTACATGTGGGGCCGGCTGCACGGGGCCGAACGGATGCTCGATCTGCTCGCCTCGACCGTTCCAGGGGCCGTTGCCCCTGAAGCCTTGCGCGCGGCAAAACGCGCAGCCTTTCTGGCGGTGCTGGACGAAGAGGAAGCCGCGGGCCGGTGCCAAGGCGGGCTTATCGCGCAGATCCGCGAGGAAGTGCGCGAAAAGCTCGGCTAG
- a CDS encoding iron-sulfur cluster assembly scaffold protein, which yields MHTRASARLYSPELLGLATLLARYGLSDDLPLRAEARSRSCGSVIAAGFALDDAGLIERIGMRVSACAIGQASATLLAQSAKGRAPDAVIAAGDALGAWLEGAGDLPDWPGIDALAPALPHPGRHGALLLPWKAAAQALCEAGEPR from the coding sequence GTGCACACGCGTGCCTCTGCCAGGCTTTATTCGCCCGAACTGCTCGGGCTGGCGACGCTGCTTGCGCGCTACGGCTTGAGCGATGATCTGCCGCTGCGGGCCGAAGCGCGCTCGCGCAGTTGCGGCAGCGTGATTGCCGCCGGCTTTGCGCTGGACGATGCGGGCCTGATCGAGCGCATCGGGATGCGCGTATCGGCCTGTGCGATCGGACAGGCATCGGCCACGTTGTTGGCGCAAAGCGCGAAAGGCCGCGCGCCCGATGCGGTGATCGCCGCGGGCGACGCACTTGGCGCATGGCTCGAAGGCGCAGGCGATCTGCCCGATTGGCCGGGCATCGATGCGCTGGCGCCGGCGCTGCCGCACCCTGGTCGCCACGGCGCGCTACTATTGCCGTGGAAGGCCGCCGCGCAGGCGCTTTGCGAAGCAGGCGAGCCGCGCTAG
- a CDS encoding CvpA family protein translates to MALLDIIIGIIVTIAAIGGFMRGLVQEVLSLAAWVMAAFAVHFLHPALTDGLRTLYRAEPAVSLLAFVLLLLIPYAAMKVIMGTASGASDGAVLGPIDRVLGFGFGGVKGALIAVFGFALLVTGFDESWGYAGRPQWITSARTYAAADAFSRQLLPEIAIRRDRLRGESEARAAAGLEFR, encoded by the coding sequence ATGGCGCTCCTCGATATCATCATCGGCATCATCGTCACCATCGCCGCAATCGGCGGGTTCATGCGCGGGCTTGTGCAGGAGGTGCTGAGCCTTGCCGCGTGGGTGATGGCAGCCTTTGCGGTGCATTTCCTCCACCCCGCGCTGACCGATGGGCTGCGCACATTGTATCGGGCGGAACCGGCGGTTTCGCTGCTTGCCTTCGTGTTGCTGTTGCTAATCCCCTATGCCGCGATGAAGGTGATCATGGGCACCGCCAGCGGGGCATCGGATGGGGCGGTGCTGGGCCCGATCGACCGTGTGCTCGGATTCGGTTTCGGCGGCGTCAAGGGCGCGCTGATCGCGGTGTTCGGCTTTGCGCTGCTGGTGACCGGGTTCGATGAAAGCTGGGGCTATGCCGGGCGGCCGCAATGGATCACTTCGGCGCGCACCTATGCCGCAGCCGATGCCTTTTCGCGCCAGCTGCTGCCCGAAATCGCGATCCGCCGCGACCGGCTGCGCGGCGAAAGCGAAGCGCGCGCCGCTGCCGGGCTTGAATTCAGGTAA
- the dnaJ gene encoding molecular chaperone DnaJ has protein sequence MPTAQLDYYAQLEVSRDCDGATLKSSYRKLAMKWHPDRNPGDAAAEAKFKAISEAYDCLKDPQKRAAYDRYGHEAFTQGMNSGGGGGGPFGGGRGDFADIGDIFETFFGSAFGGGGAGAQRQQNRRGADLRYDMQVTLEEAFHGKSTEIEIEVSQSCETCDGSGATPGTSERQCNLCHGIGSVRAKQGLFVIERPCPTCNGRGTVIENPCRECRGEGRVDRPQTLKVDIPAGVDTGTRIRLSGKGEAGQRGSPPGDLYIFLHVKPHPLFEREGTTLATRVPVSFTTAALGGCVEIPDLDGSTNRLDIPAGIQSGKQLRVRGAGMPVLQGRGRGDLVVEIVVETPTKLSRRQKEILEEFKATETGEECPESRSFFAKLKDAFGT, from the coding sequence ATGCCCACCGCACAGCTCGATTATTACGCCCAGCTCGAAGTCAGTCGCGATTGCGACGGGGCGACGCTCAAATCATCCTACCGCAAGCTTGCGATGAAATGGCACCCGGATCGCAATCCGGGCGATGCTGCGGCCGAAGCCAAGTTCAAGGCGATCAGCGAGGCTTATGATTGCCTCAAGGACCCGCAAAAGCGCGCGGCCTATGACCGCTATGGCCACGAAGCCTTCACGCAGGGCATGAATAGTGGCGGCGGCGGTGGTGGTCCCTTCGGCGGCGGCCGCGGCGATTTTGCCGACATCGGCGACATATTCGAAACTTTCTTCGGCAGCGCCTTTGGCGGCGGCGGCGCGGGCGCACAGCGCCAGCAGAACCGCCGCGGGGCCGATCTGCGCTATGACATGCAGGTCACCCTCGAAGAGGCCTTCCACGGCAAATCGACCGAGATCGAGATCGAGGTCTCGCAATCGTGCGAAACCTGCGACGGCAGCGGCGCGACCCCCGGCACTTCCGAACGCCAATGCAACCTGTGCCATGGCATCGGCAGCGTGCGCGCCAAGCAGGGCCTGTTCGTGATCGAACGCCCGTGCCCCACCTGCAACGGGCGCGGCACCGTGATCGAGAACCCCTGCCGCGAATGCCGCGGCGAGGGCCGCGTCGATCGTCCGCAAACGCTCAAGGTCGATATCCCCGCAGGGGTCGACACCGGCACGCGCATCCGTCTGTCGGGCAAGGGCGAGGCGGGCCAGCGCGGTTCGCCCCCCGGCGATCTCTACATCTTCCTCCACGTCAAACCGCACCCGCTGTTCGAACGCGAAGGCACGACGCTAGCAACGCGCGTTCCGGTGAGCTTCACCACCGCGGCGCTGGGCGGCTGTGTCGAGATCCCCGACCTCGACGGATCGACCAACCGGCTCGACATTCCTGCCGGCATCCAGTCGGGCAAGCAGTTGCGCGTGCGCGGTGCGGGGATGCCCGTGCTGCAGGGGCGCGGGCGCGGCGATCTGGTGGTCGAAATCGTGGTCGAAACGCCCACCAAGCTCTCGCGCCGCCAGAAGGAAATCCTCGAGGAATTCAAGGCGACCGAGACGGGCGAGGAATGCCCTGAAAGCCGCAGCTTCTTTGCCAAGCTGAAGGACGCCTTCGGAACCTAG